From a region of the Paenibacillus lutimineralis genome:
- a CDS encoding ABC transporter permease, translating into MKLFIKLMRDIKQSIGQCIAFVLVIAVGAFFYTGLATLSDNISGYTKGYFEEHHLSDLNVYYDQIFKDDIADLSKIKGINKIEGRYTFDATQAFKDYKASLKIHSIPEINEINTPTIIEGSMPSKNDDLLLDSHYAKENHIQVGDKITITTNGKDLGFNISGLIENVEYAKKNETQDHKGYGVAYMAEEAIPEIVGGFYYNEVMIDANKGYDTENLGQAIEAQSKQLPYLGQVSKERTFNYSQVSQTIRNNKLMSRVIPFVLFMIEAVILFLTMSRMIDSQRNQVGIMKALGVRNRSIMLHYMGYPVLVGIIGSILGTIIAAVVFIPLITASIARAYSLPDITFSLSLSSVIPPILFSSAFGIVACYLSGRSILKERASQAMRPKPPKKMKQLLIERIPGIWSNISYSYKLIIRNIFLNKQKALASSVGVVVSTILLITAFGTQSALLKVANQVEDVYTYDLRVDYALGTSSDVISLPTGIKSSYGLSNFPVELITNDEKENATLVVTEKENDLIHFFDGAGNRIPLEDRGVLVPRSYADKYHISAGDMIQLKFTAPELKDKSVDLKVLNISTQYSNPSFYITPTYLKSLDIEYRPTSLLVEANSSKDLASIRNSLEQNPHVDAIADKSDLKKSAQYILKQNSFVFIMFIICAVILSFGAIYTISSINIYERSRELATLKVLGYQKGKINRLIFFENIILTTFAVIVSLPISGYVYAIVVKALSSTHQQIPDQLNIIIILVSILLAFLLTILSNLLLRGKVNKINMTESLKSIE; encoded by the coding sequence ATGAAATTATTCATAAAACTAATGAGGGATATTAAGCAGTCGATCGGACAATGCATTGCCTTTGTTTTAGTAATTGCGGTAGGGGCTTTTTTCTATACAGGGCTCGCCACTTTGAGCGACAATATTAGCGGCTATACGAAGGGTTACTTTGAAGAACATCATCTAAGCGACTTGAATGTCTATTACGACCAAATTTTCAAAGATGATATTGCTGATTTAAGCAAAATTAAAGGGATCAATAAAATCGAAGGACGTTATACTTTTGATGCTACGCAAGCCTTCAAGGATTATAAGGCCTCATTAAAAATCCATTCGATCCCCGAAATAAATGAAATCAATACACCTACTATAATTGAAGGTAGTATGCCGTCAAAAAATGATGACCTCTTATTAGACTCCCATTATGCTAAGGAAAATCATATTCAAGTCGGTGATAAAATCACCATAACTACAAATGGAAAAGATTTGGGGTTTAACATTAGCGGTTTGATTGAGAATGTTGAATATGCCAAGAAGAACGAAACCCAGGATCATAAAGGCTACGGAGTAGCTTACATGGCTGAAGAAGCAATACCTGAAATCGTGGGTGGCTTCTACTATAACGAAGTTATGATTGATGCCAATAAGGGTTACGATACTGAAAACTTAGGTCAAGCCATCGAGGCCCAATCTAAGCAGCTTCCCTATTTAGGCCAAGTAAGTAAAGAGCGGACTTTCAACTATTCACAAGTATCTCAGACAATACGTAACAATAAGTTGATGAGCAGGGTGATACCATTCGTTCTCTTTATGATTGAAGCCGTTATCCTATTTCTGACGATGTCGAGGATGATAGATTCACAAAGAAATCAAGTGGGGATTATGAAGGCCCTGGGGGTCAGGAATAGAAGCATTATGCTTCATTACATGGGCTACCCTGTGCTGGTAGGGATCATAGGTTCCATTCTAGGTACCATCATTGCTGCTGTTGTATTTATTCCATTAATTACGGCATCAATTGCAAGGGCCTACTCCCTGCCCGACATTACCTTCTCACTTTCATTATCTTCTGTCATTCCCCCGATCCTCTTCTCAAGTGCTTTTGGAATTGTGGCGTGTTACCTAAGTGGGCGATCCATATTAAAAGAACGTGCATCCCAGGCGATGCGCCCTAAACCGCCGAAGAAAATGAAACAGCTGCTTATCGAAAGAATACCAGGGATCTGGAGCAACATTTCCTACAGCTACAAGCTCATAATAAGAAATATATTTTTGAATAAACAAAAAGCGTTAGCAAGCTCCGTTGGCGTTGTTGTCAGTACTATTCTATTGATAACTGCTTTTGGCACTCAATCAGCTCTGTTAAAAGTAGCTAATCAAGTGGAAGATGTCTATACGTATGATTTAAGAGTCGATTATGCGCTAGGGACCTCTTCGGATGTAATCAGCCTTCCGACTGGTATTAAAAGCAGTTATGGGTTATCCAACTTCCCCGTGGAGCTGATAACAAATGATGAGAAAGAAAATGCCACCTTAGTCGTTACCGAAAAAGAAAACGACCTCATTCATTTCTTCGACGGAGCCGGAAATCGGATACCTCTAGAAGATCGCGGTGTTCTGGTCCCGAGATCTTACGCTGACAAATATCATATTTCAGCAGGAGACATGATTCAATTAAAGTTCACAGCACCAGAACTTAAGGATAAATCTGTGGATCTGAAGGTTCTGAATATATCTACCCAATATTCGAATCCGTCGTTTTACATTACACCAACCTATTTAAAGAGCTTGGACATAGAGTACAGACCAACCTCCCTTTTAGTTGAGGCTAATAGCTCCAAGGATCTGGCAAGCATTCGCAACTCCTTAGAACAAAATCCTCATGTAGATGCCATTGCAGATAAGAGTGATCTCAAGAAGTCAGCTCAATATATTTTGAAGCAAAACAGCTTTGTATTTATTATGTTTATCATTTGTGCTGTCATCCTCTCCTTTGGCGCCATATATACGATTTCTTCCATCAACATTTATGAACGGAGCCGTGAACTAGCAACACTTAAAGTTTTAGGATATCAAAAAGGCAAAATAAATCGGCTCATATTTTTTGAAAATATTATATTAACTACATTTGCGGTTATTGTTTCCCTACCAATAAGTGGATATGTCTATGCAATAGTTGTTAAAGCGCTGTCTAGTACCCATCAGCAAATTCCAGATCAATTAAACATTATTATTATTCTGGTCTCTATTCTCCTGGCGTTCTTGCTTACCATTCTATCTAACCTGCTGCTTAGAGGAAAAGTGAACAAAATCAATATGACTGAATCCTTAAAGAGCATAGAATAA
- a CDS encoding GyrI-like domain-containing protein produces the protein MFQFYDIPDKLGITYQSIFAQWLPNSEYDPGERPCLEFCMNDPSTDPDGKCKVDLYIR, from the coding sequence TTGTTCCAGTTCTACGATATACCTGATAAGCTCGGTATCACCTATCAGAGTATATTTGCGCAATGGCTGCCGAATAGCGAGTACGACCCTGGCGAGAGACCGTGCCTGGAGTTCTGTATGAATGACCCTTCAACCGACCCAGATGGAAAGTGCAAGGTAGATTTGTATATCCGATAA
- a CDS encoding ABC transporter ATP-binding protein translates to MNKLIEFIDVTKEYKIGEVTIKALNGVNFSISEGEFVVILGASGAGKSTILNILGGMDTASSGQVFVGDREITKWNERKLTEYRGQNIGFVFQFYNLIPNLNALENVEFATEVCKDHLDANDILHKVGLTNRIKNFPSQLSGGEQQRVAIARAVAKNPLLLLCDEPTGALDYVTGKAVLKLLQDLNQDTKKCVVVVTHNSAIAPMADKVIKVKSGMVESITINKEKQSIEGIEW, encoded by the coding sequence GTGAATAAGTTAATTGAATTCATAGACGTAACGAAAGAATACAAAATAGGAGAGGTAACTATAAAGGCACTTAATGGTGTGAATTTCTCCATATCCGAAGGAGAATTTGTCGTGATTTTGGGGGCGAGTGGTGCTGGTAAGAGCACGATATTGAACATATTGGGCGGTATGGATACGGCAAGCTCAGGTCAAGTGTTTGTCGGAGATCGTGAAATTACAAAATGGAACGAACGAAAATTAACTGAATATCGCGGACAAAATATTGGCTTTGTATTTCAGTTCTATAACTTGATTCCGAATTTGAACGCTCTAGAGAACGTTGAATTCGCCACGGAAGTCTGTAAAGACCATTTGGATGCCAACGACATTTTACATAAAGTTGGATTAACGAATCGCATCAAGAACTTTCCTTCCCAGCTCTCAGGGGGCGAACAGCAAAGAGTCGCGATCGCGAGGGCTGTTGCCAAGAACCCCCTACTTTTACTCTGCGATGAACCTACTGGAGCCCTGGATTATGTGACGGGTAAAGCAGTCTTGAAGCTTCTTCAGGATTTGAACCAGGACACAAAAAAATGCGTCGTAGTAGTCACTCATAATTCTGCAATTGCTCCTATGGCAGATAAGGTGATCAAGGTTAAAAGCGGAATGGTAGAGAGTATTACGATCAATAAAGAGAAGCAAAGTATTGAAGGGATTGAGTGGTAA
- a CDS encoding leucine-rich repeat domain-containing protein, whose amino-acid sequence MDITRDFLDERFKAYVLDNFCGNREKIQLGDLTQVTSLQITNQRFTSLDGIEHFPSLQELDCSFNSLAELDISKNINLRVLNCASNKLTELNISHNSNLEKLSCEYNKLIQLDSRHNPLLRELNCNKNDIPSLDMKHNVYLELLNCGFNRFRNLDLCQNKLLIKLDCCWNLISELHLDQNPELQELNCNYNSLFDLNLDQNILLIRLDCGNNHLISLTMKNSAKLLEVRCNNNHLTSLNLSGNPELQSLRCFNNHISALDLSQQIHLTELYCSENKISKLDTSLHPKLERLDYSNNLILEPDHTISGVGIFAYDVSFSSYATTLHFMGKELATTVDVPFKTDMEQLTPLIRGAWGHMDELAEMALAAVAEAHPDENVSELILSVLEFHKDGTFRLGYDAGDTPAGQLYIYIIFNKDLQISDDLIYETY is encoded by the coding sequence ATGGATATAACGCGGGATTTCTTGGATGAACGGTTCAAAGCCTATGTTCTGGACAATTTTTGCGGGAACCGGGAGAAGATCCAGCTGGGTGATTTAACTCAAGTTACCTCTCTCCAAATAACAAATCAGCGATTTACAAGTCTTGACGGCATTGAGCATTTCCCTTCTCTTCAGGAGCTAGATTGTTCGTTTAACAGCTTGGCAGAGCTTGATATTAGTAAAAATATAAATCTGAGAGTTCTGAATTGTGCCAGCAATAAATTAACCGAGCTGAACATCAGTCATAATTCGAATCTAGAGAAGCTATCCTGCGAGTATAACAAGCTAATTCAACTAGATAGCCGACATAACCCTTTATTAAGGGAGTTGAACTGCAACAAGAATGATATTCCCTCGCTAGATATGAAGCATAACGTTTATCTGGAGCTCTTGAATTGCGGCTTCAATCGTTTTCGCAACCTGGATCTTTGTCAGAACAAGTTGCTAATTAAGCTCGATTGCTGTTGGAACCTTATATCGGAGCTGCATCTGGATCAGAACCCGGAATTACAAGAGCTGAACTGTAATTATAATTCCTTATTCGATTTGAACCTGGATCAGAATATTCTGCTTATCCGCCTGGATTGCGGCAACAATCATTTGATCAGCCTAACTATGAAGAATAGTGCGAAGCTGCTTGAAGTCCGCTGCAATAACAATCATCTGACGAGCCTCAATCTAAGTGGAAATCCGGAGCTGCAAAGCTTAAGATGCTTCAATAACCATATCTCTGCATTAGATCTCAGCCAACAAATCCATTTAACCGAGCTCTACTGTTCCGAGAATAAAATCTCCAAGCTGGACACAAGTCTTCATCCAAAGCTGGAACGTCTTGATTATTCCAATAATCTAATCCTGGAACCTGACCATACGATTTCGGGAGTCGGAATCTTTGCATATGATGTCTCCTTTTCTTCCTATGCAACGACACTTCATTTTATGGGAAAAGAGCTTGCCACAACAGTAGATGTCCCATTCAAAACAGATATGGAACAGCTAACTCCTCTTATCCGTGGCGCCTGGGGGCATATGGATGAGCTTGCCGAGATGGCGCTTGCCGCTGTTGCCGAAGCCCATCCTGACGAAAATGTATCTGAGTTGATCCTGTCTGTCCTTGAATTTCATAAGGACGGTACATTTCGTTTAGGGTATGATGCAGGCGATACCCCCGCCGGGCAGCTATATATTTACATCATTTTTAATAAAGACCTGCAGATCAGCGACGATCTCATCTATGAGACTTATTGA
- a CDS encoding pentapeptide repeat-containing protein — protein MNSNLHSNCEQCFGLCCVALPYAKSADFAYSKTDGVPCRNLGPDHRCGIHEHLRDKGFRGCVTYECFGAGQHVSQEIYKGNDWSVNPGLSKEMYAVFPIVQQLHEMLYYLNQALDLEETRTMKNELQDISELTLSLTRLSPAEILNLDVSNHRTIVNPMLVRTSELVRNNDVQSSKNNMSHQDFIGANLKGANLQGMNLRGALLIAANLKNADLRKADFIGADLRDADLSGANLIGCIFLSQAQVNSAKGNKETRLPHYLKVPDHWLN, from the coding sequence ATGAACAGCAATTTACATTCTAATTGTGAACAATGCTTTGGATTATGTTGTGTGGCATTACCGTATGCAAAATCTGCTGATTTTGCATATAGCAAAACAGATGGGGTCCCTTGCCGTAATCTGGGTCCGGATCATCGCTGTGGTATCCACGAGCATTTACGAGACAAAGGATTTCGCGGATGTGTTACCTATGAATGCTTTGGTGCAGGACAGCATGTCTCGCAGGAGATCTACAAAGGAAATGATTGGAGCGTTAATCCGGGGTTATCTAAGGAAATGTACGCTGTATTCCCTATTGTTCAACAATTGCATGAGATGCTCTACTATTTAAATCAAGCATTGGACTTGGAAGAGACACGAACCATGAAGAATGAGCTGCAAGATATCTCTGAGCTGACTTTGTCTTTAACAAGGCTTAGCCCAGCGGAGATTCTAAACCTCGATGTATCCAACCATCGAACGATTGTTAATCCCATGCTCGTACGTACCAGTGAGCTTGTTCGCAATAATGATGTTCAAAGTAGTAAGAACAACATGTCACACCAGGATTTTATAGGGGCTAATCTAAAAGGTGCCAATCTGCAAGGTATGAATTTAAGAGGCGCATTATTGATAGCAGCTAATTTGAAGAACGCTGACCTCAGAAAAGCAGATTTTATAGGTGCAGACTTGCGAGATGCTGACTTATCGGGTGCAAATCTTATCGGATGTATTTTCCTAAGCCAGGCTCAAGTGAACTCCGCAAAAGGAAATAAAGAAACCCGATTACCTCATTACTTGAAAGTTCCTGATCATTGGTTGAATTAA
- a CDS encoding VOC family protein — translation MTAKAFHLQIVELPVRNVKESMQWYTDLFGVDLCFPYNEGDDGAWLNLNGLGFGLIRSDDQPKMDFVSASGERKPFFTFQVDNIKELYEEMNQKGVEVKEMVYKQGGGYSFQFFDPSGNFLGIWGGWPKENE, via the coding sequence TTGACAGCCAAAGCTTTTCATCTTCAAATTGTCGAGCTGCCAGTAAGAAATGTAAAGGAATCTATGCAGTGGTATACGGATCTGTTCGGCGTTGATTTATGTTTTCCGTACAATGAGGGCGATGATGGAGCATGGTTAAACTTGAATGGTCTCGGATTTGGCTTGATTCGCTCGGATGACCAGCCAAAAATGGATTTCGTCTCGGCATCCGGCGAACGGAAGCCATTTTTCACTTTTCAGGTCGATAATATTAAAGAGCTTTATGAAGAAATGAATCAAAAAGGTGTGGAAGTCAAAGAAATGGTATATAAGCAGGGAGGGGGATACTCCTTCCAGTTCTTCGACCCGAGCGGGAACTTTTTGGGGATATGGGGCGGATGGCCTAAGGAGAACGAATAG